From Clostridium sp. SY8519:
AATAAACGAACCGTCCGCGTCCACCAGATCAAAGGTAGTGGCTGTGCCGTAATCCACAACAATCACCGGCCCGCCGTACAGGCCGTATGCCGCTGCCGCGTCTACGATACGGTCGGCGCCGATGGCGCGGGGATTCTTGGTGGCAACCCGAATGCCTGTTTTGATGCCGGCTTCCACAATAATCGGCTGGGAATGGAAATATTTGACACAGGCACTGGTCAGAGAGTGCATGGCATTCGGCACAACGGATGCCACAATGATGGCATCGATGGTTTTTACCTTTACCTGATTGTGCTCCAGCAGATCGCAGATAATCATGCCGTATTCATCTGAAGTACGGGGCTGTTTTGTGGTCATGCGGAATGTGGTCACCAGTTCCTCGCCGTTGAACACTCCCACTGTAATGTTCGTGTTGCCGATATCGATTGTCAGTAACATATCTTTCTTTTCCTCCCGGCCCGTATGGTTCTCTCCGGCGCAGGCATACTGCTCTGCAGCCTCTCCCCCGGGAGCGGGCCTGTTTTATTTATTGATCCTGCAGAAGGTCTTCCGGCGGCACTTCACCCATACAAAACACGCGGTAGTACAGTTCCAGGCCTTCCAGAAGTTCCTTTCTGTCCCGTTGGATCTGCTTGATCTTCAGCACACTTCCGATCTCATCATAAAGAAGGTCTTCCTCATTGGCTGAAGTCTCCAGTTCCAGTGTGCCTTCCGGTGTAAAATACAGGGTAAGGATCCCGCCTACATCCTCTGTGAATAAGACACACATGATCTGCAGTTCTTCGCGGATCCCCTCCGGCAGCCGTTCAAACTCCGGATTCAGATAATATTTTTTATTATATGCACTGGCCGCGCACAATACAACCTTTTCTTTCATCGAATTGTTTTTGTATCCTCTCTGATACGATGATCTGTTTTGATTCGTTTCCTCTGCGGAAATTCGTTTTTCTCCACGTTTGTAAATATTTACACATATCCGTAAATTCCACGGACCGATACTTCCCCGGAAAACACTTCTCTGGTACCGTTTTCCGTCTCCACCAGCAGATCGCCCCGGGTATTAATGCCCCGGGCAACACCGGTATAAGCTCCGTGGGGATCCAGCACCCGCACTTCCCTGCCGCAGTTTAACAGATAACTGTTGTACTCTTCCTGAAGCGCGCGCAGGTCTTCATTCCGCAGAAAACGTTCATAATACTCTTCAAATGCCTCCAGCACGTTGCTGATCAGTTCCGCGCGGCTGACTTTTTTCCCGGTTTCCCGATAGATGGAAGTTGCTGTATCCTTCAGGTCTTCTGAAAAAGCCTCATCCAGCACATTGATCCCGTCTCCGATTACGATATGGTTGATGCAGTCCGGTTCCGCGCTCATCTCAGTCAGGATGCCGCAGATCTTGCGGCCGTCGGAAACCACATCATTGGGCCATTTGATTCCGCAGGAGAGTCCTGCTGTCTTCCAGATTCCCCGGCGGATCGCCATGGCCATCACCAGCGTAAGCATCGACGCGTTCACCGGGGACAGGTCCGGACGAATCAGCAGGCTCATCCAGACACCTGTGCCCCTGGGGGATATCCAAGGTCTGCCCCGTCGGCCCCTGCCTGCGGTCTGCACTTCCGCAATCACCAGCGTCCCATGGGGTGCGCCGGACTCTGCCAGTCGTTTGGCTTCGTTGTTGGTGGAATCGATTTCCGCGCAGACATACAGTTCACGTCCCGCCCAGGCCGTATGCAGATGGGATTCCACCTGTGCTTTCGTCAAAAGATCCGGTTCGCCCAGAATCCGATAGCCTTTATTTCGGACTGCCTCGATTTCATACCCCTCTTCTTCCAGGCCGCGGATTGCCTTCCATACGGCAGTCCGGGACACTCCGAGCTGTTCGCTGATATACTGGCCGGATACAAAATCCGCGCCGAAAAGCAGCTTCAGTACTTTCTCCTTCATACAATCTTTCGCTCTCTTTCCATCTCTCCGGCAAATACAGATGTTCTCTCCGCAAACACAGGGCGGGAAGGTCTCTGACCTTCCCACCCTGCATATTCGTCAGATCGCCCGGATGCCGACCCGAACGGCGCATCCTCTGCCCTTTCGGCTGTCGGCAGCTGTTGTGTGCTCTCCGTTATTCGCCTAATGTCGCAAGCATGACTGCCTTGATGGTATGCATACGGTTCTCTGCCTCATCAAATACAATCGACTGCTCGCTTTCAAAGACTTCGTCCGTGACTTCCATCTCTTTCAGTCCGTATTTTTCGGCAATCTGCGCACCGATTCCGGTATTGCAGTCATGGAACGCCGGCAGACAGTGCATGAATTTCACCTGCGGACCGGCTGCGTCCATCAGTTCCCGGTTCACCTGGTACGGGAGCAGATCCTCGATTCGCTCCTTCCATACTTCATCCGGCTCGCCCATGGACACCCAGACATCTGTATAAATCACATCCGCGCCTTTGACACCTGCTTTGGCGTCTTCTGTCAGTGTAATGCTGCCGCCGTTTTCCGCCGCAATCTGCTCACACTGCGCCACCAGCGCCGGATCCGGGAAATATTTTTTATTGCTGCAGGCCACAAAATCCATGCCCAGCTTGGCGCTGACTACCATCAGGGAATTGGCCATATTATAACGGGCATCTCCCATATAGGCAAGTTTGATCCCTTTGATTTTTCCAAAATGCTCCCGGATCGTCAGCACATCCGCCAGCATCTGTGTCGGGTGAAATTCGTTGGTCAGACCGTTCCATACCGGCACGCCCGCGTATTTGGCCAGTTCTTCCACAATATCCTGTCCGAATCCGCGGTATTCGATTCCGTCATAAATACGCCCCAGTACTCTGGCAGTGTCCGCAATGCTTTCTTTCTTGCCGATCTGAGAGGCACTGGGATCCAGGAATGTGGCATGCATGCCCAGATCATAGGCAGCCACCTCAAAGGAGCAGCGGGTCCGGGTACTGGTTTTTTCAAAAATCAGGGCGATATTCTTACCCTTTAACGTATCATGCGGAATTCCTTTTTTCTTTTTATCTTTCAGATCTGCGGCCAGATCAATGAACTGCATGATCTCCTCCGGCGTAAAATCCAGAAGTTTCAGAAAATTTCTGCCTTTTAAGTCTGACATGGTTACTTATCTCTCCTTTTTACTCTGTTACATTTTTACTGTCTGCGGCCACTTCCACCACAGATTTTGCAAGGCCCGCAATCCCCTGGATCTCGGACGGTATAATAATCTTGGATGCCTTGCCGTCTGCCGCCCGCGCAAATGCCTCCAGGCTTTTCAGGCGGAGCACGCTCTCATCCGGCGCGGCTTCTTTCAGTGCCCGCAGTCCGTCTGCATTGGCCTGCTGAATCCGGACAATGGCTTCTGCCTGACCTTCCGCCTCTTTGACTGTCGCTTCTTTCTTCGCTTCTGCCCGCAGGATTGCGGCCTGTTTCTCTGCTTCCGCATCCAGGATCGCGGATTCTTTCTTTCCTTCTGCCACAAGAATGGTAGACTTTTTCTCGCCCTCCGCCCTGAGAATCGCTTCTCTTCGTTCACGTTCGGCTTTCATCTGTTTTTCCATGGCATCCTGAATGGCCTGCGGCGGGATGATGTTTTTCAGTTCCACCCGGTTGACCTTGATGCCCCAGGGATCCGTGGCCACATCCAGTGTGGAACGCATCTTTGTGTTGATGGTTTCACGGGAAGTCAGGGTTTCATCCAGTTCCAGGTCGCCGATGATATTCCGCAGCGTGGTGGCTGTCAGGTTTTCAATCGCTACGATGGGGCTTTCCACACCATAGGCATACAGCTTCGGATCCGTGATCTGATAAAAGACCACCGTATCAATCCGCATGGTGACATTATCCTTTGTGATCACCGGCTGCGGTGCGAAATCCACCACCTGTTCCTTCAGAAGCACTCTCTTGGCTACCCGGTCGATAATCGGTGTTTTAAAATGAATGCCCACATCCCAGGTGCCCTGATAGGCTCCCAGACGTTCCACCACATAAGCATGGGCCTGCGGCACAATCTTAATGCATGAAACCAGGATGGCTACAATAATGATTACTATGATCAGAATGATGATTGGCATAAGCGGCTACCTCCTGTCCCTTGTGCGTGTCTCTAACCGGCAGTTGGATTCTGATGTTCTGCTCTGCAGACCTTCAGTGTCACTCCTTCGACTGCCTGAACTCTGATTTCTGTGTTTTTCTCAATGATGTCGTTCTCGTCTGCGGACGCGGCTGCCCAGTCCATGCCGCGCACTTCCACACGGCCCTTTCCCTGGATATTGTTAATATCTTCCTTTACCACGCCCTTCATTCCGATCAGACTGTCAACATTTGTGGCGGTGCGCCTGCGGTTGAACCGTTTCAGTGCCAGAGGCCGGAACAGCACCAGCAGCACGACAGACACCCCTGCAAACAGCAGGATCTGCACGGCGATCAGCACATGGGCTGCCGCACAGATCAGTGCCACAGCTGCCCCGCCGGCGAACCAGATGGTGGTCAGGCCGACGGTGGCAAATTCGGCAATCAGCAGGATCACCAGAACAGCCAGCCAGAACCATACCGGATTGGCATCCGCTCCAATAATTCCTCCCATATCTCCTCCTTTCTGCGGCATCTGTCTTATGCTCCGCATGGCTGTCCGTATCCTCCGGAACCACCCGGATAACCGGATCCTTCCTGTTACAGACGTTTCCTAAGGGCTTCGCCCATTTCCTCATAGCCCGGCTTGCCAAGAAGGGCAAACATATTTTTCTTATAGCTCTCCACGCCCGGCTGGTTGAAGGGGTTGACTGCCAGCAGATATCCGCTGACTCCTACAGCAAACTCGAAGAAATAGAACAGTTCTCCCAGCGCGTGTTCATCCATCTGCGGAATCTGAACCACAAGGTTCGGTGTATTTCCGTCCGTATGGGCCATAAGTGTTCCCTGCATTGCGCAGGTATTGACGAAATTCATGCCTTTGCCGGCCAGATAGTTCAGCCCGTCCAGATCCTTCTCTTCTTTTTTGATCTGCACATCCACACCCGGATCCTGGACATTCAGCACAGTTTCAAACAGGATCCGGCTGCCGTCCTGGATATACTGCCCCATGGAATGGAGGTCTGTGGTCAGATCTACCGATGCCGGGAAAATTCCCTTCTGATCTTTGCCTTCGCTTTCGCCGTATAACTGTTTCCACCATTCCGATACATAGTGCAGGCGGGGCTCGTAATTAGCCAGAATCTCCACCTGTTTTCCTTTGCGGTAGAGTATATTGCGCACTGCGGCGTACTGCAGGGCGTCATTTTCCTCAAAGGCATGGTTCAGCGCCCGCTCCCGTCCGCTGGCCGCGCCTTCCATCAGCTTCGTGATATCTGCGCCGCTGACTGCGATGGGCAGAAGGCCTACTGCAGTCAGTACAGAGAATCTGCCGCCGATATCATCCGGCACGACAAAGGTTTCATATCCTTCTTCGTCTGCCAGGCCCTTCAATGCGCCCCGGGCCCGGTCCGTCGTCGCGTAAATGCGGGATGCCGCCTCTTTTTTGCCGTATTTTTCTTCCAGAAGTTCCTTGAAAATCCGGAAAGCCACTGCCGGTTCTGTGGTGGTTCCGGACTTGGAAATCACATTAACCGAAAAATCCCTGTCTCCGATCACCCGGATCAGATTGCTCAGATAAGAAGCGGAAATACTGTTGCCCGCGAAATAAATCTCTGGCGCGTTCCGCTCTTCCTTCGGCAGATTGTTATAGAAATCCGGCCGCAGGAAATCGATTGCGGCACGGGCGCCCAGATAAGAGCCGCCGATTCCGATCACTACCAGTACTTCCGAATCTCTGCGGATTTTTTCTGCTGCAGCCTGGATCCTGCTGAACTCTTCCTTATCGTAATTTACCGGAAGATCGATCCAGCCAATGAAATCATTTCCCGCGCCGCGGCCGGATACCAGAAGCTCCTTTGCCGCTTCCACGGTATTTTTCATATATGTTACTTCCTCTTCGCGGATAAATGGTGCAGTTTTTGAATAGTCAAATGTCACATGTTTCATAATACGCTCTCCATTCCGTCGCCAGACGCCGGCGACCTGTTACTGCCTTCTCCTTATCCATCAGTATAGCAAAAAAACATTGGCAAGGACAGAATAAACTTCTGTGTTTCTTTTTCTGCGCTTTTTCTTGATGTACCGAATCCATAAGAGTATAATTTTTCAAAGAAACTGATCAGTCCCGGCACAGTACCTTCCGGGCAAAGGAGAATGTCTGCTATGAAAAAAATCATATTAACCGGCGGCGGCACAGCCGGACACGTCACACCGAATATCGCGCTGATTCCCCGTCTGAAAGAACTGGGATATAAAATCTATTACATCGGTTCCTACACCGGTATGGAAAAAAAGCTCATTGAAGACCTCGGCATCCGCTACTACGGCATCTCATCCGGCAAACTGCGGCGCTATCTGGATCTGAAAAATATTTCGGATCCCTTCCGGGTGGTGAAAGGCTATGCCCAGGCACGTACCCTGATGCGCAAGATCCGCCCGGACGTGGTATTCTCCAAAGGCGGCTTTGTCAGTGTTCCCGTGGTTCTGGCCGCCAAACACAAACACATTCCGGTGATTATCCACGAATCTGACCTGACACCGGGACTGGCCAACAAACTGGCTATTCCGGCCGCAAGCAAGATCTGCTGCAATTTCCCGGAAACCATCCCCCATCTGCCGGAAGGACGCGCCGTACTCAGCGGATCCCCCATCCGCCAGGAGCTGCTGGAAGGCAGCAAAGAGCGCGCCTGCCAGTTCACCGGTCTCACCAGCCGCAAACCGGTGATCCTGATCATCGGCGGCAGCCTGGGATCCGTATTCTTAAACAATACCGTCCGCCGCAATCTGCCGGAACTGCTGAAAAACTTCCAGATCATACACCTCTGCGGCAAAGGCAACCTGGATCCTTCCATCCGCTTCGAAGGATATGTGCAGTATGAATATATCACCGATGAGCTGGCAGACCTGATGGCCCTGGCCGATCTGGTGATTTCCCGGGCCGGCGCCAATGCCATCTGCGAACTGCTGGCTCTCCATAAACCGAATATTCTGATTCCGCTGTCCAAAAACGCCAGCCGCGGTGACCAGATTCTGAATGCCCGCTCCTTTGAAAAGCAGGGATTCAGCTATGTGATTGAAGAGGAAGACCTGACCGACAACAGCTTCCTGCGCGCAGTTTCAGAAGTATGGAACGAACGGGAAGCCTATCGTGTACGCATGGCCAACAGCCGTCAGCTTGACGCGATTACCACGATCACCGACCTGATCGAAGAAGAGGCGGCCAAAGGCAGGAAAAAGAAATAACATAAGTAAACAGCCGGGCATGAAACCCGGCTGTACCGTTATTTTTTCTGCGAAAATATCCATGCTCCCGTGCATTCCTGTCTGGAAGCCTCTGCCGGCAATCAGCACAAATGAGAAATACCGCTGATAATTCTCCGCATCAGCTTCGTCCGCTGGAACGGCGTCATCAGATAGTATCCGTCCACATAAGGCGCAATCTCTTCCGCGATCCGGCAGGAAATCTCACAGGCCAGATTTTCCGCCTCTTCCCTGTCCTTACCGACATAACGCGCGATAATTTCCTCCGATACATGGATTCCGTTGACTTCACTTTCCATAAACCGGGCATTGCGTTCACTGACAACCGGAATAATTCCGCCCAGTATTTTGCCGGATAGTTCTTCATGGGCACGGATCAGATTTTCCTTCGCCTCTTCCGAAAGCACCGGCTGGGTCAGAAATCCGACCATCCCTGCTTCCTCTTTCTTTTTTGCCCGCTTCAGCTCGCTGTCAAAATTCACAGCGTTGATATTCAGCGCGCCAAAGACACGGAACGGATCTTCAAACAGCTCTTCGTTCAGCGACTGCAGATACGCCGCCATCTTTACGGAATTAAACTGAAAGACAGAGGGAATCTCTTCCCGCTGCGCAGTGGGGATCGGATCCCCGGTAATTATGAGCACATTGCGGATCTGTTCCGCATGCGCTGCTAAAAGCAGGGCTTTCGCCGCATTGATATTCCGGTCCCGACAGGTCATATGGGGAAGCACATCCAGATTCAGCTCCCGTTTCACTTTACAGGCAAGCAGTGTACTGTCCATCCTGGCCTGGGCGATCGGGCAGTCTGCAATGGTCATGGCATCTGCGCCTGCCTCCTTCAGGTCTCTGGCGCAGCCCATGAATTTCTCCAGATTGGTGTCTTTTGGTGAATCCAGCTCAACCGCGATCACCTTTTTCCCCTGACTGATTTTTTCAAAGAACGGATTTTCCGCCCGGACTGCCGGCTCCTTTGCCGTCCCGTGCGCCGGCTGGCGCAGGAGTTTCGGAACGCGCTGACCGGACAGACGGCCTACCACCAGTTCCATATGTTTCGGTGTGGTACCACAGCATCCGCCGATGATACGAACTCCGCTGCTTACGAAATCCGCAGTCTGTGACGCGAAATATTCCGCGTTGCCGTCATAAAACGTACGGTTGCCCCGCATCGTCGGATATCCCGCATTTGGCATGGCGAACAGTTTCATGTCTGTTCCGCCCAGTCTGCCCAGCAGTTCTCCCATATGCCTGGAGCCGCAGACGCAGTTGAGTCCCACCACATCGCAGAGCCCAGTGTCGCTGATTTCTGTCATCAGTTTCTTAAAATAGAATCCTTCTCTGGTATAACCATCCGGAAATGCCGCATAGGATACCAGAATAAACGCGTCCGGCACCCGCTCCCGGATAAACTGCAGGGCTTCCGGAATCCCTTCATTGCTGCAGTTGGTTTCCATCAGAAAATTCTGCGCGCCGCAGCGGATAAAGATCTCCGCCGCCTGACAGAAGGCTTCTGCCCGTTCCGGCGCGTCATTTCCCGGTGCCGGTCCGAGATCCGCGAATACATATGCCTTTCCGGCAGCAGCCTCCTGTGCCAGACGGTACCCTTCTTTAATCACTGCCTCCTGATCGGCTTTTCCGAGATTTTCCGGATAAGCGCCGAAGGTATTTGTTTTCAGGGCTCTGCACCCTGCCTCCAGATACTCCCGATGGATTGTGAGCACCCGCTCCGGATGATTGATATTCGCTGTTTCGCAGGGAAGTTTCTCTTCGGGATACTTCTCTGTGTAATAGGTGCCGAAAGCCCCGTCAAAGACAAGCACTTCCTGTTCAATGGATTCTCTGATGTTCAAAACTCTTCTCCTCCGTACGCAGATTACCTGCTATACATTTCCCACATATACATAAGTCAGATACTGCTCCGCAATTTCCGCATAATGATACAGCAGACGAATCGGCGTAGGCTGCGTCTGTTTCGACTGATACATGGGGAAAAAGCGGTTCACATGCAGCGGCATATTCGGATCCGCGGATGCGATCCACCGGCACATTTCCCGGAATTCATCCTCCGAATCATTCAGTCCCGGCACAAGAAGGAAGGTCAGCTCCACATGGGACCGGGTTCTGGCCAAAGCAATAAACTGTTTCACCGGTTCCAGCGAACCGCCGAGCCGTGCGTATCCCTCTTCTGAAAAACATTTCAGGTCAATATTCATGGCATCGATCCAGGGCAGAAGCTTCTTTAAGATCTCCCGGGACGCGCTGCCGTTTGTCACCAATACATTATACATGCCTTCCTCATGAATCAGCCGGGCAGTTTCCAGCACATATTCATACCCGATGGTCGGTTCATTGTATGTATAGGCAATCCCGATATTGCCATATTTTCGCAGGCGCAGAGCTTCCTCCAGCAAATCCTGCGGTTCTTTTCGAAAAGTTACTGTTTCCGCCTCCTGCTCCGATGCCATGGAAATTCTGTAATTCTGACAGAATTCACAGCGCAGATTGCATCCGAAACTTCCCACGGACAGAATTTTGCTGCCGGGATGGAACCGGTTCAGCGGTTTTTTCTCAATCGGATCCAGCTGCATGGCAGTCAGATCCCCGTAACTGATGGACACGATCTCGCCCGCAATATTTTTACGGGCCAGACAGCGTCCTGTCTGACCCTCCGCAAGACTGCAGGCATGCATGCATACCCGGCAGGTTTTTTTATCCGATCCAAACAGTGTCATGTCCGATCCCCCTATACGTGGCGGACCACCTCAAACCGATAGATATCCACCGGTGTCCCCGGCATAATGTTTGCCTTTTGCTGCGCGATTTCCAGCTGCTCCTGCACGCTGTCCACGCCGGCAAGATTCGGCAGCAGGAGTCCCTGGGACATTCCGTCGCTGACAATCACGCCGTATCGTTTTTCATCCAGTTCCTCCGGTCCCTTCACATGCTCCAAGGGTCCCAGCACATCCACACTGTAGAAAATGGCCGGCAGCTCCTCTCTGGTCACCCGGTCAAACCGCATGTCATAAGCGCCTGCGCTGATGGCATTCTCGATAATCTCCTGCGCCACATTGCCGCGTACCGGTGTGGCCGTTCCGATGCATCCCCGCAGTTCTCCATTCATATGGAGAGAAACAAAGGCGCCGGCTCTTGTATGCAGCAGCTCCTCATCCAGATCTTCACTGACCGGAAGAAGTGTTCCCTCTTTGACATAAGTCTCCAGCGCCTGCTTTGCCAGACGGACATAGGGATCTTTTTCCCGGGGATCAAAGGCACATACACCGTAGCCCACACCAAAAGGGCCTTCGTAAGACAGTTTTCTGGCAGTCACTGCAGTATCCTGCAGCATGCCTGCAAGAATCAGGAAGGTACGGTGTCCGCATTCCGCTGCTTTCCGGCAGAATTCCGGAGACAGGTTCTGCAGGTCCTCCAGTTTTCCGCCGGTGAAAATCTCCATGACTTTCCGGTCGTATTCCGGGGCTTCCGCAGCATACCCGTAAGGGCCTTCCTGTTTCAGCTTATGGGACAGATCGCCGCTGGCGATTACCACTGTCCGCCGTTCCAGCTCTTCACACATGTCCCGGATGCAGGCGCCCAGCGCCATATGCCGGTCATAGGACAGCCCGGAAATTCCGATACGCACTACTTTATATTCACTATATTTCTGATTGATAAAATACAGCGGAATCATGGTTCCATGATCCAGTGCACTGTGCTGCTGGCCATCTGTACCTGCCGGAATTCCCAGCTCCTGCGCGTGTCTGCAGATCGCGTCCCGCAGCTCGGTATCATATTCCGCATGCACCTTTACCTGCGGCGCCCCGAACTGTCCGAAATTCCCGTCTCCGGATTCTCCCGGCGCAATGTGAAAATAGTCTCCGTACATCTCCACATGGGAAGAAATCAGTACAATGGTGTCCGGACGGATGGCCGCCACTTCTTCGGCCACCTGCTGATAGGCGGCGATTGTGTCTGCAATACCCTGTTCTCTGCCTTTGCCCACTTCCGGTATGATCAACGGCGGATGCGGCACCGCGTAGCCCTCTGTTACAAAATTACTCATAATTTACAATAGCCCTCTCTTCATTCCTGCCTGGCAGTTATTTGTTCATATCCAGAAGATCACGGATTTCATCAAACTGTGCCTCTGTAAAACTCTCATGGTTCCAGCAGAGCTTTTCTCCGTTTCCGTCATTCTCGTATCGCGGAATCAGGTGCAGATGAAAATGGAATACAGTCTGTCCCGCAATTTCCCCGTTGTTCTGCACCAGATTAAAACCATCTGCATGCAGACGCTCTTTCATCACAGCCGCCAGTTTCTTTGCCAGAACAAATGCTTTGGCCGCCACCTCGTCCGGCAGTTCAAAAAGATTCGCATAATGATCCTTTGGAAGAATCAGCGCGTGCCCTTTCGTCGCCGGATCCGCGTCCAGAATTACGTTAAAAGTGTCATCCTGATAAATGGAACGGGTCGGGATCTCTCCGTTTGCCAGTTTACAGAAAATACAGTTGTCGTCTTTCATATTTGTGTACGTACGCGCTGTGCGCGTACTTCCTCCTCTCTGCGGTCACTTTCTGTAAGAAGGCTCTGCCTGCCTTACTGTCTTTTTCTATTCAGTATAGGAGTTTCTCCGGGAAACATCAAGACCGCGGGGCGCCATCAAAATTCCCAGCAAAAAGCCGAAAATCAGGCCGCCGATATGAGCGGCGTTATCCACATCCGCAGTCGTAAATCCATAATACAGGCTGAGCGCAAGCATGATCAGGAAACGGCGCAGATCCATATCGCGGAACCGGCCGTGGTTGCGCAGGATAATCCAGAGCAGTGCGCCGATGATGCCGAAAATGGCGCCGGAAGCGCCCCCGGATACCGCCGGGCTGTCCTGCTGAAGCATCCACCAGGAGGACGCCAGGCTGCTGAAAACGCAGACCGCCGCATAAAACACCGCATATTTTATCCTGCCAAAGGCTTTCTCCAGAT
This genomic window contains:
- the amrS gene encoding AmmeMemoRadiSam system radical SAM enzyme, which translates into the protein MTLFGSDKKTCRVCMHACSLAEGQTGRCLARKNIAGEIVSISYGDLTAMQLDPIEKKPLNRFHPGSKILSVGSFGCNLRCEFCQNYRISMASEQEAETVTFRKEPQDLLEEALRLRKYGNIGIAYTYNEPTIGYEYVLETARLIHEEGMYNVLVTNGSASREILKKLLPWIDAMNIDLKCFSEEGYARLGGSLEPVKQFIALARTRSHVELTFLLVPGLNDSEDEFREMCRWIASADPNMPLHVNRFFPMYQSKQTQPTPIRLLYHYAEIAEQYLTYVYVGNV
- the amrA gene encoding AmmeMemoRadiSam system protein A, giving the protein MSNFVTEGYAVPHPPLIIPEVGKGREQGIADTIAAYQQVAEEVAAIRPDTIVLISSHVEMYGDYFHIAPGESGDGNFGQFGAPQVKVHAEYDTELRDAICRHAQELGIPAGTDGQQHSALDHGTMIPLYFINQKYSEYKVVRIGISGLSYDRHMALGACIRDMCEELERRTVVIASGDLSHKLKQEGPYGYAAEAPEYDRKVMEIFTGGKLEDLQNLSPEFCRKAAECGHRTFLILAGMLQDTAVTARKLSYEGPFGVGYGVCAFDPREKDPYVRLAKQALETYVKEGTLLPVSEDLDEELLHTRAGAFVSLHMNGELRGCIGTATPVRGNVAQEIIENAISAGAYDMRFDRVTREELPAIFYSVDVLGPLEHVKGPEELDEKRYGVIVSDGMSQGLLLPNLAGVDSVQEQLEIAQQKANIMPGTPVDIYRFEVVRHV
- a CDS encoding HIT family protein, with product MKDDNCIFCKLANGEIPTRSIYQDDTFNVILDADPATKGHALILPKDHYANLFELPDEVAAKAFVLAKKLAAVMKERLHADGFNLVQNNGEIAGQTVFHFHLHLIPRYENDGNGEKLCWNHESFTEAQFDEIRDLLDMNK
- a CDS encoding rhomboid family intramembrane serine protease, which codes for MYEERNNQIRQRPREKYPYLTPVNTGIVLLNAVIFLILSVLGDTEDGAFMYLHGAMYPDAVFDSGEWYRLLTSSFLHFGISHLVNNMVMLFCLGSYLEKAFGRIKYAVFYAAVCVFSSLASSWWMLQQDSPAVSGGASGAIFGIIGALLWIILRNHGRFRDMDLRRFLIMLALSLYYGFTTADVDNAAHIGGLIFGFLLGILMAPRGLDVSRRNSYTE